Part of the Rhodospirillales bacterium genome, CCAGGACACGCTGATCGACACGTCGCCCTCGCCGGAAGCGCTCGCCTCTGACCATCAGGAGAGCAGTCAGCGCCGCCAATTGGTCAGCCGGGCAATGAAGCAACTGCCGGACCGGGAGCGAGCGATCCTGGCGGAACGCTGGCTCAAGGACGACCCCAAGACGCTGGAACAGTTGGGGGCCGACTACGGCATCAGCCGGGAGCGCGTCCGCCAACTGGAGGCGCGGGCGCTGGACAAGGTGCGGAAGAGCGTGGCGGCCCTGTCCGCGGAGCCGGTGGAGGCGCTCGCGTAACTGCCCGCTCAGTGCAGCGTTTGCAGCGAGCGGGTGAACTGAAACGACGATGGCCGGACGGGCGCCGAAGCAGCGACTGAGACGGAGTGCACCCGGCCATCGAGATTCTTCTGCCAGAATTTGAGGAAACGGCGTAGAACGGGGAAGTCCGGGGCCAAGTCGAAATCCTGCCAGATGTAGTTCTGGAGCAGTTCCGGGTAATCGGGCAGATGATAGGTTATCTCCGCAGTGGTCAGCTGGTACGGCAGAAGCGGCCTTTCGATTGAAAGCATTTCTGGTGCGCCTCACGGTGTTGGACCAGGATCATCATGAATGCTGCCGGTGTTTTTCGGCGCACTCAATTGAAAACACGTTCCAGTCGGCATTTTGTCAGCACCACCATTCGGCTGCTAACAGCCCTTGTGTTCCTTTGGCGACCCCAGGCGCTCGTGACACTGCCCCGATGATCGTGCTGTTCACCGACTTCGGGATGACGGGACCGTACCTCGGCCAAATGAAAGCCGTGTTGCGGCGCGGCGCGCCGGAGGTCGACATCATCGACCTCTTCGCCGACGCTCCTGCTCATGATCCCAAGGCCGCTGCCTACCTGTTGCCGGCGTACGTGACGGAGTTTCCGCCGGGCACCGTGTTCCTCTGCGTCGTGGACCCCGGCGTCGGCGGGGCGCGCCGGCCGGTGGTGGTGAACGCCGACGATCGCTGGTTCGTCGGCCCCGACAACGGCTTGTTCGAACTCGTGATGCGACGGGCCAACAGCAAGGCCAGATGTTGGACCATCACGTGGCGCCCGGAGCGAATATCTGCGTCGTTTCACGGCCGCGATCTGTTCGCGCCGGTGGCGGCCCGACTCGCCCGCGATCCTGCCCCCGTGGGTGAGGAACTGCATGCTGCTTGCGTCCGCCGCGACCATTGGCCGGACGACCTTGCGAGCATTATCTACATAGATGTATTCGGCAACGTCATGACCGGGTTCCGCTTCTCATCGCTGGCCACCACGGCGGCGGTGACGATTGCGGGGCAGCGGTTGTCGTACGCTGAGGTGTTCGAAAGGGTACCGGTCGGGGACATGTTTTGGTATGGCAACGCGAATGGACTTGTCGAACTGGCGGCGAACCGGGCGCGGGCCTCGGATCGGCTCGGGGTCAAGATCGGCGATGCTGTCGTCATCGAGAGCGGGGCGACAATTAGACATTGAGACGTGACAGGCGTTGCACGAGAGTGCGCGGTGAGCGGGGGCGATGCTTTCTATTCGGTTCTGGGGCGTACGGGGAAGCATTGCCTGCCCCTCACCCCACCACATCAGGTTCGGCGGCAACACGAGTTGCGTAGAAGTCGCGGCCGGGGATCACTGCTTCATTCTCGACGCCGGCACCGGCATTCGTGAGCTCGGCAAGGTGTTTCAGGAGAATGACGTCCGCAACGTCCACCTGCTGTTGACGCACACGCACTGGGACCACATCAACGGATTCCCGTTCTTCCGGCCTGCCTATGACGCCCACCGACGGGTGCGCGTCATGGCGGGGCACCTCTGCGAGCAGGGCGGCGTGCAGAACGCGCTGGCCGTGCAGATGCACGACCCGATGTTTCCCGTGCCCCTGGATGCCATGAAGGCCATCGTCGATTTCGAGGACTTCGAGGCCGGAGATCACTTTCACCTGTTTCCCGACGTGGTCGTGCGCACCGCGCCGCTTCATCACCCCAATGGCGCGACCGGCTATCGCATCGAGCACGCCGGCAAGTCGGTCTGCTACGTCACCGATACCGAGCACGTGCCGGGGAAACCGGACCAGAGCGTGCTTGGCCTCATCGACGGCGCCGACGCGGTCATCTACGACAGCACCTATACCGAGGCCGAGTTCGCCGATCACATCGGGTGGGGCCATTCGACTTGGAATGAGGGCCTCCGCCTGTGCAGGATGGCGGGCGCCAAAAAGCTCGTCGTGTTCCATCACGAACCGGATCACAACGACGTCTTCATGCAGAATCTCGAAGACGAGGTCGGGCGGCAGAATGCAAATATCGTCGTCGCCCGAGAGGGGATGGTTCTCCGCCTGAAGTCCTGAACGCCCGGAGGGAGTGCAGCCAGTGCGTGCCGTCGTGTGCAAGGCGTGGGGAGAGCCGAAAGACCTCGTCGTGGAAGAGGCGCCGCCGCCGCCGATGGTCGCAGACGGCGTGCGCATCGCAGTCCGCGCTGCCGGCCTCAACTTCGGCGACACCCTGATCATCGCCGGCAAGTACCAGACCAAGCCGCCGCTGCCCTTCATCCCGGGGTTCGAAGTGGCGGGCGAGGTTGTCTCATGTGCGGATGGGGTCGATGCGTTCCGGCCCGGCGACCGGGTGCTGGCCATCGTCGATCACGGCGGCTTCGCGGAGGAAGTGGTGGCGTCCGCCAAAGACGTGTTTCCCCTGCCCGAGAGCGTTTCGGAAGTGGACGCAGCCGGCTTCGCCGTCGCCTACGGCACGTCGCATCTTGGACTCCGCTACAAGGCCGCGTTGCGGCCGGAGGAAACCGTGCTGGTGCACGGAGCCGCCGGCGGCGTCGGCCTCACCGCGGTCGAAATCGCCAAGGCTCTGGGCGCCCGGGTGCTCGCCACCGCGGGCGGGGCGGAGAAGCTGAAGGTCGCGGAGCGCTACGGCGCCGACGCCCTGATCGATTATCGCCGCGAGGACATCCGCGAGCGCGTGCTGGAACTGACCGCGGGACAAGGCGTCGACGTGGTCTATGACCCGGTTGGCGGCACTGCCTTCGAGGCGTCGCTCCGCTGCACGCGCCCCGGCGGGCGCATCCTCGTTGTCGGCTTCGCCAGCGGCGCCGTCCCTCAGATCCCGGCCAACATCCTGCTCGTCAAGAATTTCACCGTCTACGGCTACGTGTGGGGAACCTACCGGACCCTGGATCCGGCCGCCTTCGCGGAATCGATGCGGGAACTTCTGGCGTGGGTCGGCGAGGGCAAGCTGCGCCCCCACGTCTCCCGGACCTACCCCCTCGCCGAAGCCGCCGCGGCGCTGGAGGCGCTGCGCACCCGCCGCTCCACCGGCAAGCTGGTGCTGACGGTCGCGTAAGGCTTGCTTCAGCGGCTACGGCGCGAAGGGGTCGAGGAGCGCGTCCGAGAGCGTCATGGCGCGGGGGCCGTCGGTCCACAACAGCACGCAGCGCACCGGCCGGTCGGGGTAGATGGCTTGGAGCGCCGCTCGATACGCTGCCATCTGGCGGAGATACGCGCGTGAGACCTTGGCGGGGTCGCGCGGCGGGGGCCGGTTGGTCTTGTAATCGAGGACGGTGACGCGCTCCGGCTCGACCACGAGGCGGTCCACCTGCCCCGAAATGACCCGGCCATTGATGGTGCCGGTGATCGGCACTTCGGCTTGACTGCCCGGGCCGAACACCGCCGCCAGTTCCGGATCGCCGATTACCGCCAGCACCTCGCGGGCGATCTCGTCCTGCTGCGCCGCGCTCAGCCGATGCACCGGGCGCGCCAGCCAGCGCCGCGCAGCAGCCTCGCGGTCGCCGGCGGAGAGGTCAGGCAGGCTTTGCAGCAGGCGGTGGCTGACGCGGCCGCGGCGGAAGCGGCTGCCGAAGTCAGGCCCCAGCGGCGACAGCACCGGCGGATCCTCGTCCTCCGGGCGGGACGGCGCCAGCGGGCGCGGGGGCTCCGGCTCCGCCGGCGGCGGCCGGTCCGCCCAGGGCGGAAGCGGCGGCATAGCGCCTGGAGCCGGCATTTCCTTGCGCTCTGGTGAACGCTCCTGTGGGCACGAAAGGCGGAGCGGCGTCGCCTCGTCGCTCTCTTCCGCGGCGGCGAGAAACGGATCCTCTACCTGCTCGACGCCGAGTTCGGCGGCACGCGCCTCGATGCCGGCGCGGATCAGCCGGTACCAGCAGTCCTCGCCGCCGCCCTTGGGCCCACGCCAGCCGCAGACGATCAGGCGGTCCCGGGCACGCGTCATCGCCACATACAGGAGCCGCCGATATTCCTGGGCCTGGCGTCGCTTTTCCGCATCCTGGGCGCGGCTGGCGGCGGTCTCGCAATCGTGCTTGCGCGGCGGCCAAAGCAGCAGCTCCCCTCCCCGCGCTTCCGACCAGGTCAGCCTCGGCGACTTTCCCGGCACCTGCATGGTGTCGGTCATGAACACGATCGGCGCCTGCAGGCCCTTGGCGCCGTGCACCGTCATGACGCGGACCGTGTCGCGGTCGCCCTGCTCGGAATCGCGCTTGATCTCGACGCCGGTGGTCTGCAGCCAGTGCAGGAACCCCTGCAGCGACGGCGCGTGGCTGCGTTCAAAGGCCAGGGCGAGGTTGAGAAACTCCGAGATCGGATCCTCGGCATCGGGGCCGAGGCGGGCGAGCAGCCGGCGCCGGCCCCCGAGAGGACCAAGCACGCGGGTATAGAACTCGAACGGCGGCACCTGATCGGCGAGCGCCATGTAGGCGTGGAGTCTCCCGACGGCGTCGACGAGCACCGCATCGTCGGCGGCGCGGGCGCGGAGCGTGTGCCACAGGCTTCCGACGCGGCCGTGGGCGAGATGGAACAGTGCATCCTCGTCGAGGCCGATCAGCGGGCTCTTGAGGACGGTGGCGAGGGTCAGGTCGTCGGTCGGCAACAGCACGAACTGGCCGAGGACGGTCAGGTCCATCACCGCCATCTGCTCGGTGATCAGCATGCGGTCGATGCCGGCGACGGGCACGTGCTGTTCTTTCAACTGCCGGATCAATTCCTCGACGAACAAGCCGCGGCGGCGGACCAGCACCATGATGTCGCCGGGGCGGATCGGCCGGTCCGCCGACTCCAAGGCCTCGCCGCTCACCATTGCCTTGATGCGTTTTGCGACCAGCCGCGCGAGCCGCAGTTCAGGCGAGTCGCCGGCCGAGCGTTCCACCGGCGGCCGCCACGGCATCGGTTCGTCCTGGTCGCGCGGGAGGATCGGCGGCCAGATCTCTACAGAACCGCCGTCGAGTTGCCGCCACGCGCGGTGAACGATCATGTCGCCATCGAGGGCGACGCCGTCGGCGGCCTCGGGCCGGGCGAACACCGCGTCAACGGCCGCCAGCACCGCGCGGGTCGATCGGAATGAAACCTCCAGGCTGATCGGACGCCACGGTCGCTTCGCCGCCTTGACGCGCTCGCCGAACCAGGTCCGGTTTTCCAGGAACGCGGCCGGATCGGCGCCCTGGAAGCTGAAAATGGACTGCTTGACGTCGCCAACGGCGAACACGGTGCGGTTGTGCTGATATGTTGACGCCGCACCCTCGCCTGCGAAAAATTCCCCGGTCAGCGCCCGGACGATGCGCCACTGATCGCGGCTGGTGTCCTGGGCCTCGTCGATCAGTAGATGATCGATGCCGCCGTCGAGCTTGAACATCACCCAGGACGCGCTGCCCTGGCGCTCCAGCAACCCGGCGGTGCAATGGATGAGGTCGTCGTAGTCGAGGAACGAACGCGCGTCCTTGAGGCGCCGGTATGCCGCCAGCAGCGCGTCGCCGACCACCAGCATCGCGGCGGTGGCCT contains:
- the addA gene encoding double-strand break repair helicase AddA; this translates as MSTLAQSRHPEDAGSRQRGAADPTASVWVAASAGTGKTKILTDRVLNLMLAGTPPHRILCITFTKAAAAEMSIRLAEVLGAWATVSSSELETRLRDVLGRTPDDRQRTVARQLFARILDAPGGMNIQTIHAFCQSVLARFPVEAGISPHFTVLDERDQKELMAAAMEEVLATAAHRADLAEAFAVITGHVQELEFRELIAALAAERTRLGHVLDAYGSVAGAASALAKHLGLRPGETPAAVVADACEDRAFDALGLRIAASGLAGSGSATDRKRGAAIAGWLAFAPAERAAQFSGYVDAYLTSTLPTRVRKCLITDKAAAATPGACEILESEAERLLAVVMRRRAAVTREATAAMLVVGDALLAAYRRLKDARSFLDYDDLIHCTAGLLERQGSASWVMFKLDGGIDHLLIDEAQDTSRDQWRIVRALTGEFFAGEGAASTYQHNRTVFAVGDVKQSIFSFQGADPAAFLENRTWFGERVKAAKRPWRPISLEVSFRSTRAVLAAVDAVFARPEAADGVALDGDMIVHRAWRQLDGGSVEIWPPILPRDQDEPMPWRPPVERSAGDSPELRLARLVAKRIKAMVSGEALESADRPIRPGDIMVLVRRRGLFVEELIRQLKEQHVPVAGIDRMLITEQMAVMDLTVLGQFVLLPTDDLTLATVLKSPLIGLDEDALFHLAHGRVGSLWHTLRARAADDAVLVDAVGRLHAYMALADQVPPFEFYTRVLGPLGGRRRLLARLGPDAEDPISEFLNLALAFERSHAPSLQGFLHWLQTTGVEIKRDSEQGDRDTVRVMTVHGAKGLQAPIVFMTDTMQVPGKSPRLTWSEARGGELLLWPPRKHDCETAASRAQDAEKRRQAQEYRRLLYVAMTRARDRLIVCGWRGPKGGGEDCWYRLIRAGIEARAAELGVEQVEDPFLAAAEESDEATPLRLSCPQERSPERKEMPAPGAMPPLPPWADRPPPAEPEPPRPLAPSRPEDEDPPVLSPLGPDFGSRFRRGRVSHRLLQSLPDLSAGDREAAARRWLARPVHRLSAAQQDEIAREVLAVIGDPELAAVFGPGSQAEVPITGTINGRVISGQVDRLVVEPERVTVLDYKTNRPPPRDPAKVSRAYLRQMAAYRAALQAIYPDRPVRCVLLWTDGPRAMTLSDALLDPFAP
- a CDS encoding SAM-dependent chlorinase/fluorinase — its product is MIVLFTDFGMTGPYLGQMKAVLRRGAPEVDIIDLFADAPAHDPKAAAYLLPAYVTEFPPGTVFLCVVDPGVGGARRPVVVNADDRWFVGPDNGLFELVMRRANSKARCWTITWRPERISASFHGRDLFAPVAARLARDPAPVGEELHAACVRRDHWPDDLASIIYIDVFGNVMTGFRFSSLATTAAVTIAGQRLSYAEVFERVPVGDMFWYGNANGLVELAANRARASDRLGVKIGDAVVIESGATIRH
- a CDS encoding NADPH:quinone oxidoreductase family protein encodes the protein MRAVVCKAWGEPKDLVVEEAPPPPMVADGVRIAVRAAGLNFGDTLIIAGKYQTKPPLPFIPGFEVAGEVVSCADGVDAFRPGDRVLAIVDHGGFAEEVVASAKDVFPLPESVSEVDAAGFAVAYGTSHLGLRYKAALRPEETVLVHGAAGGVGLTAVEIAKALGARVLATAGGAEKLKVAERYGADALIDYRREDIRERVLELTAGQGVDVVYDPVGGTAFEASLRCTRPGGRILVVGFASGAVPQIPANILLVKNFTVYGYVWGTYRTLDPAAFAESMRELLAWVGEGKLRPHVSRTYPLAEAAAALEALRTRRSTGKLVLTVA
- a CDS encoding Usg family protein, producing MLSIERPLLPYQLTTAEITYHLPDYPELLQNYIWQDFDLAPDFPVLRRFLKFWQKNLDGRVHSVSVAASAPVRPSSFQFTRSLQTLH
- a CDS encoding MBL fold metallo-hydrolase, coding for MLSIRFWGVRGSIACPSPHHIRFGGNTSCVEVAAGDHCFILDAGTGIRELGKVFQENDVRNVHLLLTHTHWDHINGFPFFRPAYDAHRRVRVMAGHLCEQGGVQNALAVQMHDPMFPVPLDAMKAIVDFEDFEAGDHFHLFPDVVVRTAPLHHPNGATGYRIEHAGKSVCYVTDTEHVPGKPDQSVLGLIDGADAVIYDSTYTEAEFADHIGWGHSTWNEGLRLCRMAGAKKLVVFHHEPDHNDVFMQNLEDEVGRQNANIVVAREGMVLRLKS